A single Geoanaerobacter pelophilus DNA region contains:
- a CDS encoding radical SAM/SPASM family putative metalloenzyme maturase, translating to MRLSITSEMKGVHPIRKKAPSKLFVEVTTRCNLNCFMCVKQNGVDPQCEGDMHQELFARLTPALTGLETLVLNGIGEPLLNPELETFIRQAKRFMPAGSWIGFQSNGQLLTNLRASSLIDSGLDRICLSVDAALPDTFQRVREGGELKDMEHAFQALRRAKIQCQRPEVKVGIEFVAMRSNINELPSALRWAAQQGADFAIITHLLPYSDKHAVEAAYSTCSSQAIDLFNRYRTLVASQGLDIYRYLEARWKYIRTEQEQQLVRLVEEMKQEADRNNLFIDMKRLLNLDAHWAYHVATVFAEAASVAERCGIELHLPAVTLQEQRHCSFVEDGGVFVSWDGNISPCYFLWHRYNCFASGWQQNVRPRVFGNLQQQGILEIWNSNAYRSFREQVIGYDYPTCANCSLAPCDYVQTEEFAQDCHIREVPCCEETHARHNTGIRWD from the coding sequence ATGCGATTATCCATTACTTCAGAGATGAAGGGCGTTCACCCCATACGCAAAAAAGCGCCGTCCAAGCTGTTTGTCGAAGTAACAACTCGCTGCAACCTCAACTGCTTCATGTGCGTCAAACAAAACGGCGTTGATCCCCAGTGTGAAGGAGATATGCATCAGGAGCTATTCGCCCGCCTCACTCCGGCATTGACCGGCCTTGAAACGCTGGTGCTCAACGGCATCGGAGAACCACTCCTGAATCCGGAACTGGAAACCTTTATCAGACAGGCAAAAAGGTTCATGCCTGCAGGTAGCTGGATCGGCTTTCAATCCAACGGCCAGCTGCTCACTAATCTGCGCGCCTCTTCTCTTATTGATTCGGGACTTGACCGGATCTGCCTTTCTGTAGATGCAGCGCTCCCCGACACCTTTCAACGCGTCAGAGAGGGCGGCGAACTGAAGGATATGGAGCACGCTTTTCAGGCCTTACGCCGGGCAAAGATCCAATGCCAACGCCCTGAAGTCAAGGTAGGGATCGAATTCGTGGCCATGCGCAGCAATATAAACGAACTCCCGTCGGCATTGCGCTGGGCGGCGCAACAGGGAGCCGACTTCGCCATCATCACCCACCTACTACCCTATAGCGACAAGCACGCGGTTGAGGCTGCCTACAGTACCTGCTCTAGCCAGGCCATTGACCTGTTCAACCGCTATCGCACGCTCGTTGCCTCTCAGGGGCTCGACATCTACCGGTATCTGGAAGCGCGTTGGAAATACATCCGGACAGAGCAAGAACAGCAGCTGGTTAGGCTAGTTGAGGAGATGAAGCAGGAAGCAGACCGGAACAATCTCTTTATCGACATGAAACGCTTACTGAACCTGGATGCACATTGGGCCTATCACGTGGCGACAGTCTTCGCTGAAGCAGCATCCGTGGCGGAGCGATGTGGTATAGAGCTGCACCTCCCTGCAGTGACATTGCAAGAGCAGCGTCATTGTAGTTTTGTCGAAGACGGAGGGGTCTTTGTCTCATGGGACGGCAACATTTCCCCCTGCTATTTCCTCTGGCATCGCTATAACTGCTTTGCCAGCGGCTGGCAGCAGAACGTCCGGCCGAGGGTCTTCGGCAACCTGCAGCAGCAAGGTATCCTTGAGATATGGAACAGTAATGCCTACCGGTCATTCCGCGAGCAGGTTATCGGTTACGACTATCCCACCTGCGCCAACTGCAGCCTCGCGCCCTGCGACTATGTTCAGACAGAGGAATTTGCCCAGGACTGCCATATCCGCGAGGTCCCTTGCTGTGAAGAGACACATGCTAGGCATAATACCGGGATAAGGTGGGATTAA